A stretch of DNA from Nitrosophilus labii:
TATAAAGAGTTTATGAAAAAAATCAGAATCAAAGAACAAAGCGGTGAATGTGGAGGAATCGGGTTTGATGGTTACAGTGTGAGTTACGATTTCAGTAAAGAGGAGATATCAATACAACAAAAGGTTAGTTGCAGACTATTTTTGCAGTCGAAAAACAACCATCTCTATTTTCACAATGAAAGTTTTTATAATATTGCAACTTATAAACAAGAAGAGATTTTCAGATTGGCTTATGAACTTTTAAAAGAAGATGTAGTTAATTATAAGCAAATGACGATATTTGATTATCTTTAGTAGTTACCAACCGATCAGTGGAGTCTGGAAATGATAGATATGATGGAAATTATTATTGTGGCTATGGATGTTTCTAAATCTTTTGTACCCCATGATCCATGTCATAAAATTCTCAGAACTATTAGATGTCGCCGTTCTGAAGAGAATGAAAAAAGAGTTGACAAAATTGTAAGTTTTTATAAAAACAAGTATGAAAATTACAGAATTGTTGAAGAGATATGGTATGCAAAAACCATTTTAAAGGAAGATGGAACTCAAGAGAGATTCGTATCTGAAAATAAAGAAGAAAATTTATTTTGTGATTGCAAATATGAAGGTATATGCGTTAGATCAAGCATTAGGTACTATTCGATTTTTGAAAATGAGGATGAGAAAATACAACATTATCGCCGTAGAATAGCCGGATTTAGAGGGGCTATTACGAGAAATATCAACAAAGCAAAAAAAATTCGAAGTAAATATGCAACCACCCTCTTCCCTCAAAACTATAAAGAAGATCAGAAGTTTTGCAGACTTATTCGAAATATAAGGTTGAATATAAAAAGATGGAAAGATGCAAAAAGAAAACTGGAGTTAGCGTATGAGTAGATTGCAATTAACAGAGGAACAGCAAAAGATTGTCGATGCAGAATTTGATAGTATCCTACTTATCAATGCTTATGCCGGAACTGGCAAAACTTCTACACTGGTGGAATTTGTCAGATCCCCAAAAAGAAAATGTAAAAAATTTTTGTATCTGTCTTACAACAGTTCAATGTCTAAAAGTGCTGCAAAAAGTTTTAAGGGTATCAAGAATGTAGTCATAAAAACTATTCACTCCCTCGCATATGGAGCTGTTGGCCATAAATATAAAGAGAGGCTTGGCAATTTGAGAGTATTAGATATGCTTGGATATTGTGAAGATGTGGATGAAAAAGAGCAATATTATTACGCATATCTTTTGTTGTCATTGGTAAGGGAGTTTGCAAATTCAAAATATACAATGGAGAAATTTATAAATATCAAAATTGAGGAGAGCAGCAGCTGGGGCAAAGAACATAAAGCAAGTCTTAGATATTTTCTTGACAAATTGCCATCTGTTTGGGAAGATCTACTTACAAATGAAGAGATGCCATTTGAACATGATTTTTACCTAAAGCTTTATCAGTTATCAGAACCAAAATTATATTTCGATTATATTCTTGTAGATGAAGCACAAGATATTAACGGAGTAATTATTGATATAGTTTTAAAACAACGCTCAAAAAAGGTGTTTATTGGTGATACTTATCAGCAAATCTATTCCTGGAGAGGTGCAAGCAATTCTCTTGAAATATTGTCCAAAATGCCAGGAACAAAAACTCTTTATCTTACCCAATCGTTTAGATGTCCACAGGTAGTTGCTGCACTGGCCAATCAATATCTAACTTTACTTGATGCACCAAAGCCGTTTAGAGGAACACGGATACAGCGTAATGATGACCCCACTCAAACAACCGTTGTTGCAAGGACCAATGCAAAACTTTTTGATTATGTGGTAGAAAATATTCTATTCAATGAAGATGAAGAGGAATTTAAAATACATTTTGTAGGGGGAATTAAGAGTTACAATTTTCAAGATCTTATCGATATTCAAAATCTTCAATGGGGTAAAACGGAGTATATTCGAAATGGCTTTCTAAAGAGATTCTATGACATTGAAGAACTAAGTGAATATGCCGAAGAGGCAAATGAAGTTGATCTGAAAGTCAAAATTACTATTGTGCGAAAGTACATGAAACACAATATCCGTAATCTCATTAAAATGATCGAAGAGCGTGTTGTAGATGCAAACAAGGCGGACTATTTACTTACAACTGGCCACAAGTCAAAAGGTTTGGAATGGGATAATGTGCTTATTCTTGATGATTTTGTAAATATCAAAGAGGAGATCAGGGAAGATGGAGAAGCAGTAGTAAGTAAAGAAGAGTTAAACCTCTTGTATGTTGCTATTACAAGAAGCAAACATAAGTTGAGTATTTCAAAAGATTATATTCTTTCAAATGAGTTTATCGAAGAAAACAGGCATTTGATTAGAATAATGTAAATTCATATAAAGAAACAAAAAAGGAGTTTTATGAGTTTTTGGGATAGAGAGTATACAAAAACAAAGCTTGCGGATCTGGCAGATATTCTTGGGGTATCAAGACAGATGTTATACAAAAAACTTGCAAGCGATGATGAAAGAGACAAGCCATTTAAAGAACTTATATTGCTTGCTACTACGATAGACAAAAAAGAGCTTGAAAAAAAATTAAAGCAAATTCGCAAAGATTACAAAAGAAACTTTGAAAAAGAATATGTTAAGTGGTTAAAAAGTGAATTGGCAAAATATGAGAATACAATAGTTCACAAAGCAAAAGAAGAATAAGGGGCTTGAATGCTGCAACAGATTAAAAAAATGGTGAGTATTATAGAAATAGATGAAGAAATAAGTGAGAAATTGGAGATATTTTTCTATTTTCTGATCTTGCCTTTTTTATTTGGTTATCTCTTTTTGCTTTTTGGTATAGACGGAGTGACAGTTAAAAAGAGCATAGGACTTATAAAACACTATCCAATAATGTTGTTTTTTATCTATTTTTTTGGGCTTATGGGGGTATTGGGGCTATTTTTGTTGCATGTAATAAGAAAGCAGCTTTTATTTAAAAAGTATGCAAAAATAAAAAAAGAGACAAAAAAGGAAACAAATGAAAAGGTTTATTATTAGCATTTGTATCATAATTACAAATTTTGCTTATGCCTGCACCGGCGACTGCATAGCTTGCCATCCAGTGTTAAAAAAATCGATAGAGGAATCGCACCACCGAATCCTAAAGAGCTGCATAGAGTGTCATAAAAACAATACTGGCAATACTGGTTCTTGCGGAAAAGATTGCTTTGATTGTCACGATAAACAAAAACTTATAGCTTCAAGTTTGCCAGAGCATCGGGCAATAAAAAATTGTTCTAAATGTCACATTGATAGGCTCAATATAATAGAAAAAATTCGTTTTACGGGGAACCTTTATCTGATATAATTAATAAAAAATGATTTTTTCAAGGGAAAAAATGAATATAGAAATTTATATAAATGCTTTGGAAGATTATTATAAAAATATCAAAGAAAAGTATGAGTCTGCAATTGCAAACGAACATACGCTCCGAACTGACTTAGAAAATTTACTTAATGTCTTTAAACCTGGTGATGTCAAAATATTGCAAGAAACAAAGAAAGAAGAATATGAAATAGGAAGTCCGGATTTTAGAGTTTTTCGTAAAATAGACCCAAAAGATTCCCTTTCTTATAATTTGTTGATTGGATATATAGAAACCAAAAAGTTTGGAGAAAATTTAAATCGCATATTAAAAACCGAACAAATCAAAAAATATCTTGAAGTTTCTCCTAATATAATCTTGACCGACTATAATCGATTCATCCACCTTTCTTATGACAAAATAGTGAAAGATTTAACTCTTTTTGAATATGGGATAGAAGATAATCTTCTAAATAGAGATTTTAGAATAGATGAAAATAAAGTCATTAATTTTAAAGCATTTTTAGATAACTTTTTTCTAAACTACGAAAAAAGAAAAATTAAAACAAAAAAAGAACTTGTAAAAGTATTAAGTTCTCAATCCTTTTATTTGAGCGTGAAAACGAGAGAAGTGATAGAATCAAATAATATGGAATATTACAAATTTATTAGATTTTTCAATAAAACATACGAAAGTTTTAAAAATGCTGTTAAATACGATTTTGACATAAAAGAGTTTTGTGATATTTTTGCCCAATCTGTTTCATACGGTCTTTTTGTCGCTCATATCGAAGGGATAAATATCGAAGAAGATTTGGATTTGCCAAGACTTTTGCCAAAAGAGTTTTCCATTTTAGCGGAATTTTTATACTTTAGCGCCCCATCTTTCAATCTCCCGAAAGAAATTGAATATACCATTGCTAATATCAAAAAAACGTTGACGCTCATCGATACTGATAAAATATCGAAAGAGTTGAAAACTCACATCAATTCTCTAACGATTTATTTATATGAGGACTTTTTAAAATCCTTCGACAATTTAAGAGGCACTGAAAGAAGAAAAGAGAGCGGTGTTTATTATACTCCAAATGAGGCTGTTAGATTTATTGTTAAATCAATAAAGTCTATTCTTAAAGAGAAGTTTGAAATGAATGGCTACAAAGATGAAAATGTAAAAGTTCTCGATCCTGCTACGGGAACGGGAAGTTTTTTGGCAGAAGTGTTCAACTCCATCATTGAAGATGTCAATTCTCCGGTATTGCAAGAAAACTTCGTAAAAGAGAAATTTTTAAAAGACATATACGGATTTGAATTGATGTTTGTTCCGTATATAGTAGCCCATTTGAAATTGTCCAATATTTTAAAAAATAAGGGCTATTCGCTAAAAGATGAGGATAGATTGCAGGTATATCTTACAACACATTGGATTTGCAGGGAAATAGTTTAAATCTTGAAATGCCACTGCTTTTACTTGAAGAAGAACACGAAAAATCCAATAAAATTAAAATGAAAGAGGATATTTTAGTCATTTTAGGAAACCCTCCATACAACAATAAATCGAAAAACAGAGACGAAAAAATACTTAAACTTTTGGATAAGTATAAAGAAGGACTTAATGAGAAAAAAATAAATTTAGATGACGACTATATCAAGTTTATACGATTTGCGCAATGGAAACTACTTGAGCAAAATAAAGATGTTTTGTCGCAAAAAAGCGGAATATTAGGATTTATTACAAACAACTCTTTCATTTGGGGTAGAACGCATAGAAAAATGAGAGAAAGTTTGTATAAGTCTTTTGATGAAATCTATATTTTGAATTTACACGGCAGCAAAACAGATCCAAAAGAAGATAAAAACATTTTCGATATTCAAGTAGGGGTATGTATATCTATCTTTATTAAATATCCGTTTGAAGTCGATAAAAAAAGAGTGTTTTACTATTCGACTTTTGAAAACGAGATTTATTCAAAAGAAGATAAACTCAAGTTTTTAGGCAGCAATATATATAAAGACTTGAAATGGAAAGAATTGGAGATTAAAGAACCATATTATTGGTTTATAGATAAAGATTTGAGTAGCGAAGTGACCTGCTCCAAAAAGTAGGTCCAATTACAGAGTTAGTAATTGATTGTACATCAAGCAACATTTTGCCTTCCTGAAACTTTTGATGGTGGCTTATTATTCAATGAACTGTGTGGCCATTCATTATTGTAGTATTGCCGCCACTGTTCAATGATAACCTGGGCCTCTTTTCTGTTTGCGAACCACTCTCTATTTAAGCTTTCATCTATGAATTTTCCATTGAAGCTTTCTACATAGGCTTTTTGCCAGGGAGATCCAGGTTTGATGAAAGCTGGGCCGATATTGTGTTTTGTAAGCCAGTGAATAAGAGCTTTTGCTGTAAATTCCGAACCATTGTCAGAACGTATAAATTATGGTCTTCCATACAAGGTCATAAACCTGCTTAGAGTATCGATCAGATGTTTTGCTCTGATAGAAGTTGCCACTTCAAGAGCCAGGCACTCTCTTGTATATTCATCCACAACTACAAGAATTTTAAGCTTTTGTCCATTGGCAGCTCTATCACTGACAAAGTCGTAACTCCATACATGATTTGTATGTTGTGAACACATTTTTATTGGATTGGTTCCTGGTCTTTTTCTTTTTGGTCTCTTCTTTGGAAGTTGGAGGTTTAGCATATGCCATATCCGATATACTCTTTTGACATTTATGGTCTCTTTTAATCGCCAGCTTAGCATTACCGCTATACGTCTGTATCCAAAGCGTGGATAGGTTTCACTTATACTTTTGATTGAATCCATCAAAGGTTTGTCTTTCTTAGGTTGTTTGGGTTCATATACAAACTGGGAACGGCTAATACCTATCTATTTGCATGCCCGCCGCTGGGATATCTTATGACTCATCATCATTTTTACAGCTTCTCTTTTTGCAGTGGACGTTACCACTTTTTTTCTGTTATTTCCTTGAGCGCTTCGTTAACCAGTAGTTGCTCTGATAGAAGTTTTTTGAGCTTGGCATTCTCTTTTTCAAGCTCTTTAAGTCTTTTTACCTCACTTACACTCATCCCGCCATACATACGTTTCCATTTGTAAAATGTCTGCTCACTTATATTATATTTGCGAATAACTTCTCTTTGGGTATCCGCTTTTTGAGCCTCTTGTAATATTTTTACAATCTGCTCTTCACTGAATCTTTTCTTCATCTGCTCCTCCAGTAGTTTTATTATACTCTAACTCTGATCTTGGTCCAATTTTTGGGGAGCAGGTCAGTAATGAAACAAAGATTTGAAGTTTGAATAATTTTTGTAAAAAATGAGAGAGCCAATTAAGATATCTACATTAAAACAATAACTAAAAAATTTTGGTATACAAATACAAATGGGTTAGTAGTAATCAGACTAAAAAGTATTTAGGGGAAATAAATTGTAGTTGTAATTTTAAAAAATATTTGCTATAATGGTAGCAGATGATCAGGAAGCCGAAAGGGTTACCTTAGAGGGTTGGCGCCCTCTCCCGACAATCAGCTTCAAGATCAAACTGCTATTTAGGGTTTACAAGTTCGCTTCTTATTTCAGCAGTTCTTCGATTAGCCGAAGGACTGCTACTGCAACTTCTAATATCAAAATCAATATTTTAATCATTATTGCAGAGCCTTTTTAGTGACGCTCCCACCCTCACACCTCAAAAAGCGTCCTTAAAGGCAAAGTAGCAAACACCCTACTCCATTATAGCTTCAACAATTATACCATAATTACGGGTTTTTGTCTATATTTTTATATTGTTTTTTCATTTAAAATTAATTAAATTTGAAATATAGTAGTATTTAAAATCTTATAATCTTTCATTTGGATATAATTCCATTTTTATTGTTATCGAATTGCTATACTATTTATATTATAATGAATATGGAATGTAAATTTATTTTTATTGAAATGTTTTTATATTATAGTTTTCAAAAGTAATAATAGCTAATGAGAGTTATGTAGAACATCGGAGTTGATACATTTTCTTGCATTTGGTGAAATTTTAAATTTCATTGTTTTTTTAGAAGAATATTTGATCGGTTCCTTTGTTTTAATATTAATAATAGTACCTTTTTTTGTCTCATACGGATAAAATGCACCAAAGTTAGGAACTACGACTTTTTTGTTATCCTTTATAGCATCAAGAACGGCATAAAAAAACAGATCAAGAATATTGTCAATATCTTTTATTTTAAAGCCTGTAACACTTGCAATATTTCTTACTATTTCATGCCTTCTTATTGTTTCTTTTGCTGTCATTTTGATATTCCTTTCCTCGTTTTTTCACAAGAATGAGTATAAATATGGAATATGAGTGGTTCTACCACCCATATTCTACATCATCTTTATCATTAGTATTTTTCTTATTTTTATCTTCTTTTTGCTTATCGTCCTTTTTTTTAGTTTCGATAGTTTTTTTGCCCTGGAGAACCGCATCAAGCTCTTCAAGATCATCAAAAAAGATCTCTCGCAAATTTTTATCTTTGGCCAACAGGATGATAGCTTGAGTTATTGCTTTGCTCTTGGACATACTTGGCAGCAATTTATATATATCGGCAGCCATTCCTGTAATCGTAGCCTGAACTTTAACCTTTTTCATAGTAACCCCTTGCATTTGCAAATTCATAAGGTTTTTCTGAAAAATCAACATTCTTAGGCAACTTAGCACCTTCAAGGAAATATGCACCGCCGCCGCTGAATATTACCTTTGTAGCAGATCTCAGCAAATCAGATCTTTGCGATTTCATTTCATCAAGGATAAAATCTGTATAGTCAATTTTTGCGTCCTCTATCTCGTCTGTCAAGTCTATTTTTTCTCCGTAGTTCATAAAGTAACCAGTTGTAAATATATCTTTGGCCATCTGTTCTGTAATATCGGCATTAAATTTTTTCTTTATTTTAGTTTGCAATTCGGTGATAACCACATTGGCACCTTTTTTAGTTGCGAAAGATAGATCAGGACGAGGATCGCCATCTTCAAATACCAAAAAATCAAAAGTGTTGTAGCCAATATCAACTATGCACACAATACCGTTTTTATCACCTTTATAGTCATAGAAAATACCCTGGCCCTGAGCCATAAGTTTTATCTTAGGCTTGATTACTTCATCGTTTATATTTATAGTTTTTATAGCCTCAATAAAATGCTCTTTTTCATTCCAGTTTACAATAGAAAGCCCAGTTACGATATGTATAGGCTCTTTTGTGTTTAAGCCGGCTTTTTTTATTGCGTGGTAGATTATGAGGGGAGAATATTTAACAAGGAAATTAAATCCTCGTGTAGATACAGCATTGGCCAGAGCTTTGTCGCCTACTGTATATTTTTTACCACCATACTCATATACATCTTCCTGGGCCGAACCATAATCAGCCATTGCCTCACGCTTTTTCTCAATTGCTGAGGCAAATTTAAACTGTTGGTCCTTTGTGACAACTTTGGTATCTCCATAACCAATATCAATTGCTATTTTTT
This window harbors:
- a CDS encoding UvrD-helicase domain-containing protein: MSRLQLTEEQQKIVDAEFDSILLINAYAGTGKTSTLVEFVRSPKRKCKKFLYLSYNSSMSKSAAKSFKGIKNVVIKTIHSLAYGAVGHKYKERLGNLRVLDMLGYCEDVDEKEQYYYAYLLLSLVREFANSKYTMEKFINIKIEESSSWGKEHKASLRYFLDKLPSVWEDLLTNEEMPFEHDFYLKLYQLSEPKLYFDYILVDEAQDINGVIIDIVLKQRSKKVFIGDTYQQIYSWRGASNSLEILSKMPGTKTLYLTQSFRCPQVVAALANQYLTLLDAPKPFRGTRIQRNDDPTQTTVVARTNAKLFDYVVENILFNEDEEEFKIHFVGGIKSYNFQDLIDIQNLQWGKTEYIRNGFLKRFYDIEELSEYAEEANEVDLKVKITIVRKYMKHNIRNLIKMIEERVVDANKADYLLTTGHKSKGLEWDNVLILDDFVNIKEEIREDGEAVVSKEELNLLYVAITRSKHKLSISKDYILSNEFIEENRHLIRIM
- a CDS encoding ParM/StbA family protein, encoding MQKIAIDIGYGDTKVVTKDQQFKFASAIEKKREAMADYGSAQEDVYEYGGKKYTVGDKALANAVSTRGFNFLVKYSPLIIYHAIKKAGLNTKEPIHIVTGLSIVNWNEKEHFIEAIKTININDEVIKPKIKLMAQGQGIFYDYKGDKNGIVCIVDIGYNTFDFLVFEDGDPRPDLSFATKKGANVVITELQTKIKKKFNADITEQMAKDIFTTGYFMNYGEKIDLTDEIEDAKIDYTDFILDEMKSQRSDLLRSATKVIFSGGGAYFLEGAKLPKNVDFSEKPYEFANARGYYEKG
- a CDS encoding HU family DNA-binding protein, whose protein sequence is MTAKETIRRHEIVRNIASVTGFKIKDIDNILDLFFYAVLDAIKDNKKVVVPNFGAFYPYETKKGTIINIKTKEPIKYSSKKTMKFKISPNARKCINSDVLHNSH
- a CDS encoding N-6 DNA methylase, which gives rise to MNIEIYINALEDYYKNIKEKYESAIANEHTLRTDLENLLNVFKPGDVKILQETKKEEYEIGSPDFRVFRKIDPKDSLSYNLLIGYIETKKFGENLNRILKTEQIKKYLEVSPNIILTDYNRFIHLSYDKIVKDLTLFEYGIEDNLLNRDFRIDENKVINFKAFLDNFFLNYEKRKIKTKKELVKVLSSQSFYLSVKTREVIESNNMEYYKFIRFFNKTYESFKNAVKYDFDIKEFCDIFAQSVSYGLFVAHIEGINIEEDLDLPRLLPKEFSILAEFLYFSAPSFNLPKEIEYTIANIKKTLTLIDTDKISKELKTHINSLTIYLYEDFLKSFDNLRGTERRKESGVYYTPNEAVRFIVKSIKSILKEKFEMNGYKDENVKVLDPATGTGSFLAEVFNSIIEDVNSPVLQENFVKEKFLKDIYGFELMFVPYIVAHLKLSNILKNKGYSLKDEDRLQVYLTTHWICREIV
- a CDS encoding Eco57I restriction-modification methylase domain-containing protein, encoding MPLLLLEEEHEKSNKIKMKEDILVILGNPPYNNKSKNRDEKILKLLDKYKEGLNEKKINLDDDYIKFIRFAQWKLLEQNKDVLSQKSGILGFITNNSFIWGRTHRKMRESLYKSFDEIYILNLHGSKTDPKEDKNIFDIQVGVCISIFIKYPFEVDKKRVFYYSTFENEIYSKEDKLKFLGSNIYKDLKWKELEIKEPYYWFIDKDLSSEVTCSKK